In Bacillus sp. DX3.1, the following proteins share a genomic window:
- a CDS encoding ATP-binding protein — MLWRSVVGKLWMTILLLVSFVLGFVAILLSQFFENYYVEMSKTRLTKVATSVSELIEEGADEKTIENIAYKFTDPLSRIIVVKDDNEVSASPKQEGLVNLTIADLKNDKDLAAVFTDKKENIEKIKKVSDGKTKKNSENDIMIVGKPLQSENHSAVFVYQSLQVPIQGMEKATDFIFLSAGIAIILTTFFAFFLSTRITAPLRKMREVAFEVARGKFDTKAPMVSQDEIGELATALNQMGKQLKFNINALQQEKEQLSSILSSMADGVVTLNQEGEVVVINPPAEHFLQVWQEEKELELSMNLPPELVELFHLVVKSEQQQVIEINLQKGNYVVLMTPLYNQTKIRGAVAVLRDMTEERRLEKMRKDFIANVSHELRTPMVMLQGYSEAILDDIVQTKEEVNEFVQIIYDESVRLGRLVNELLDLARMESGHVELHIFEVDIHPFVEKIGRKFQGIAKEKGVQLAVDFRTSIEQHSFDPDRMEQVLTNLIDNAIRHTNEGGNVALVIDKKNNGLVFEVQDSGAGIPEEDIPFLFDRFYKADKARTRGKTGGTGLGLAIAKNIVQGHDGKVSISSVVGEGTTFSVYLPDQPL; from the coding sequence ATGCTTTGGAGAAGTGTAGTAGGAAAGCTATGGATGACCATATTGCTTCTTGTTTCATTTGTTCTTGGCTTTGTTGCCATTTTACTTTCACAGTTTTTTGAAAACTATTATGTAGAAATGAGTAAAACAAGGCTTACGAAAGTAGCAACAAGCGTTTCGGAATTAATTGAAGAAGGCGCTGACGAAAAGACAATTGAGAATATCGCATATAAGTTTACGGACCCGCTCTCTCGAATTATTGTTGTCAAAGACGATAATGAAGTTTCTGCTTCTCCGAAACAAGAAGGATTGGTCAATCTTACAATAGCTGATTTGAAGAATGATAAAGATTTAGCAGCTGTTTTTACAGATAAAAAAGAAAATATAGAGAAAATCAAAAAAGTGTCGGATGGGAAGACAAAGAAAAATTCCGAAAATGATATTATGATTGTGGGTAAACCATTACAATCGGAAAATCATAGTGCGGTGTTTGTATATCAATCATTGCAGGTTCCAATACAAGGTATGGAAAAAGCGACGGACTTTATTTTTCTATCAGCGGGAATTGCAATTATTTTAACAACATTCTTTGCCTTTTTCTTATCGACACGAATTACAGCACCGCTTCGTAAAATGCGTGAAGTAGCCTTTGAAGTAGCACGCGGGAAATTTGATACGAAAGCACCGATGGTTTCGCAAGACGAAATAGGAGAGCTTGCAACGGCGTTAAATCAAATGGGAAAACAATTGAAGTTCAATATTAATGCGCTGCAGCAAGAAAAAGAACAACTTTCTAGCATTTTAAGTAGTATGGCAGATGGTGTTGTGACGTTGAATCAAGAGGGCGAGGTTGTTGTCATCAATCCGCCGGCTGAGCACTTTTTACAAGTGTGGCAGGAAGAAAAAGAATTAGAGTTAAGTATGAATTTACCACCTGAGCTTGTTGAATTGTTTCATCTTGTCGTGAAAAGCGAGCAACAGCAAGTGATTGAAATCAATTTACAAAAGGGTAACTATGTTGTGTTGATGACACCGCTGTATAATCAAACGAAAATTCGTGGCGCTGTTGCAGTACTGCGTGATATGACGGAAGAACGTCGTCTTGAGAAGATGCGTAAAGACTTTATTGCGAATGTTTCACATGAATTACGTACACCGATGGTTATGCTACAAGGATATAGTGAAGCAATCTTAGATGATATTGTGCAAACGAAAGAAGAAGTAAATGAATTTGTACAAATTATTTATGATGAATCTGTTCGCTTAGGTCGTCTTGTAAATGAGCTATTAGACTTAGCGCGCATGGAGAGCGGTCATGTAGAGTTACATATATTCGAAGTGGACATTCATCCGTTTGTAGAGAAGATTGGTCGTAAGTTTCAAGGAATTGCAAAGGAAAAAGGTGTACAGCTAGCGGTCGATTTCCGTACATCAATTGAGCAACATTCGTTTGATCCAGATCGTATGGAACAAGTGTTGACAAACTTAATTGATAATGCAATCCGTCATACAAATGAGGGTGGCAATGTAGCGCTTGTAATCGATAAGAAAAATAATGGACTTGTTTTTGAAGTGCAAGATTCGGGGGCAGGTATTCCTGAAGAAGATATTCCATTCTTGTTTGATCGTTTTTATAAAGCTGATAAAGCAAGAACACGTGGGAAAACAGGTGGTACTGGTTTAGGACTTGCAATTGCTAAAAATATTGTCCAAGGTCACGATGGAAAAGTTTCCATATCAAGTGTGGTTGGAGAAGGCACGACATTTTCTGTATATTTACCAGATCAGCCACTGTAA
- a CDS encoding D-alanyl-D-alanine carboxypeptidase family protein, whose protein sequence is MRRTWIVITLIIICASVIPTNTYAQMNDVSARNAILMEEHSGRVLYGKLEHKSEKIASITKIMTALLAAESGKMKEAVPISNEAVRVEGSAIYLKPGQKVPLEDLVYGLMLRSGNDAAQAIAENVGGSIEGFVYLMNEKAKEIGMKDTHFSNPHGLDGDGTHYSSAYDMALLTRYAIGNEIFRKIFGTKTYQSKAWDYPWKNKHKLVTSYYEYATGGKTGFTKKAGRTLVTTASKDGLDLIVVTLNASSDWDDHMYLFDQGFKQYKLTKVLQKGALSGVQEKKYANHIYTKYDLSVPLTNEEKDQVTLKIELDKGAKLVEGEKVGRTLAYVDEKEVGERNLFYSKRKLIATTGVYWNDVQEIFSHMLGVGTDG, encoded by the coding sequence ATGAGACGAACTTGGATTGTGATTACACTTATTATAATATGTGCAAGTGTAATACCGACGAATACATATGCACAAATGAATGATGTGAGTGCTCGTAACGCTATACTAATGGAAGAGCATTCCGGGCGTGTTTTATATGGGAAGTTAGAACATAAATCAGAAAAAATCGCAAGTATTACAAAAATCATGACCGCTCTGTTAGCTGCTGAATCAGGGAAAATGAAAGAAGCAGTGCCTATTAGCAATGAAGCGGTTCGTGTAGAAGGATCAGCAATTTATTTAAAACCTGGACAAAAAGTACCGCTAGAAGATTTAGTATACGGTTTAATGCTTCGTTCTGGTAATGATGCAGCACAAGCTATTGCTGAAAATGTCGGGGGAAGTATAGAGGGATTTGTTTATTTAATGAATGAAAAAGCAAAGGAAATTGGAATGAAAGATACACATTTTTCAAATCCACACGGCTTAGATGGTGATGGAACACACTATTCGTCTGCATATGATATGGCACTATTAACGCGATACGCGATAGGAAATGAAATATTCCGGAAAATTTTTGGTACGAAAACATATCAGTCCAAAGCGTGGGATTATCCTTGGAAAAATAAACATAAACTTGTGACGTCCTATTATGAATATGCAACAGGAGGAAAGACCGGGTTCACAAAAAAGGCTGGACGTACGCTTGTCACAACGGCTTCGAAAGATGGATTAGATCTAATTGTAGTTACACTGAATGCGTCAAGTGATTGGGATGATCATATGTATTTATTCGACCAAGGGTTTAAACAATACAAACTAACGAAGGTTTTACAAAAAGGAGCACTTTCCGGTGTACAGGAAAAGAAATATGCCAATCATATTTATACAAAATATGATTTATCTGTACCGTTAACAAACGAGGAAAAGGATCAGGTTACGTTAAAGATAGAACTAGATAAAGGAGCAAAATTAGTGGAGGGAGAAAAAGTAGGACGGACGCTTGCTTATGTAGATGAAAAAGAAGTAGGAGAGCGTAATTTATTTTATAGCAAGAGAAAGTTGATTGCTACGACAGGCGTATATTGGAATGATGTGCAAGAAATCTTTTCTCATATGCTAGGTGTTGGAACGGATGGTTAA
- a CDS encoding cytochrome c biogenesis protein ResB, giving the protein MLERTKCECGHVNPIGTIFCEACGKPFEKNEDTKLLDMRYEGSARRSLTHTKTIVDKIWSFFSSVKVGVWLIIITLLASAVGTIFPQEMYIPPSITPSEYYKQEYGFLGQLYYQLGFNKLYSSWWYMILIASIGVSLVICSLDRVIPLYKALKKQGVKRHPSFLKRQRLYGTATPKEGDLDLIQANLKKKNYNVRVEGEHILAEKGRFSRWGPYVNHIGLILVLFGAMLRFLPSMYVDEALWLRDGETKEIPGTDGQYYLKNEKFIKEVYDKKNKKDEVFNDAIDRVGDKMIAKNYQTNAVLYKAVGENIAGQKPKLEKVKEAEIRVNEPLKFDNFAVYQVDFKEGEFKNMSFTLQKKENSQKWGPITVDLANPKETYDLGNGYSLHLLSYFPDFYFDESGNPNTKTKLPNNPAFVFKMFTPETPEGEVSFVGIQQNIEPEGNNKYKMTFAGVEMRNATALTVRKDLTLWILAVGGFIFMVGVIQGMYWNHRRIWIQRVKDEWWIAGHTNKNWFGLRKDIEKVLEGTKIPQPYDKVNDRENDKKIS; this is encoded by the coding sequence ATGTTGGAACGTACAAAGTGTGAATGTGGGCATGTAAATCCAATTGGCACAATTTTTTGTGAAGCCTGTGGGAAACCTTTTGAAAAAAATGAAGATACAAAATTATTGGATATGCGATATGAAGGGAGTGCTCGGCGTTCTCTTACACATACAAAAACAATAGTCGATAAAATTTGGAGCTTTTTTTCTTCTGTAAAAGTGGGGGTATGGCTGATTATCATTACCCTTTTGGCATCGGCAGTTGGAACAATTTTTCCGCAAGAAATGTACATACCTCCGAGTATTACACCAAGTGAATATTATAAACAAGAATACGGTTTTCTTGGACAATTATATTACCAATTAGGATTCAATAAATTATATAGTTCTTGGTGGTATATGATCTTAATCGCATCGATTGGTGTGTCACTTGTGATATGCAGCTTAGATCGTGTGATACCCCTTTATAAGGCTCTGAAAAAGCAGGGGGTGAAAAGACACCCAAGCTTTTTAAAGAGACAAAGGCTGTATGGAACAGCAACTCCAAAAGAAGGTGACTTAGACCTTATACAGGCCAATTTAAAAAAGAAAAACTATAATGTGCGAGTGGAAGGGGAACATATTTTAGCAGAAAAAGGTCGATTCTCTCGCTGGGGTCCATATGTGAATCATATTGGTCTCATTCTTGTTCTATTTGGAGCAATGCTACGTTTTCTTCCGAGCATGTATGTGGACGAAGCACTTTGGCTACGCGACGGTGAAACGAAAGAAATTCCAGGAACAGATGGACAATACTATTTAAAAAATGAGAAATTTATAAAAGAAGTTTATGATAAAAAAAATAAAAAAGATGAAGTGTTTAATGATGCGATTGATCGTGTTGGCGACAAAATGATTGCAAAAAACTATCAAACAAATGCCGTATTATATAAAGCAGTGGGAGAGAACATAGCGGGACAAAAGCCAAAATTAGAGAAGGTAAAGGAAGCTGAGATTCGAGTAAATGAACCACTGAAGTTTGATAATTTTGCTGTGTACCAAGTTGATTTTAAAGAGGGCGAATTTAAGAACATGTCATTTACTTTGCAGAAGAAAGAAAACAGTCAAAAGTGGGGTCCAATTACAGTTGATTTAGCCAATCCAAAAGAAACATATGATTTAGGAAATGGCTATTCTCTTCATCTATTAAGCTATTTCCCAGATTTTTATTTTGATGAGAGTGGAAATCCAAACACAAAAACTAAACTTCCAAATAACCCAGCTTTTGTTTTTAAAATGTTTACACCAGAAACGCCAGAAGGAGAAGTCAGCTTTGTTGGGATACAGCAAAATATTGAACCGGAAGGCAACAATAAATATAAAATGACATTTGCAGGGGTAGAAATGCGCAATGCTACGGCTCTTACCGTACGAAAAGATTTGACGCTTTGGATTCTTGCAGTTGGAGGATTTATTTTCATGGTTGGTGTAATTCAAGGAATGTACTGGAATCATCGTCGCATCTGGATACAACGTGTTAAAGATGAATGGTGGATTGCTGGTCATACAAATAAAAACTGGTTTGGTTTACGGAAGGACATTGAAAAAGTACTGGAAGGAACAAAGATTCCACAACCATACGACAAAGTAAATGATAGAGAAAATGATAAAAAAATTAGTTAA
- the spmA gene encoding spore maturation protein SpmA produces the protein MVNLVWVAMALIGIVYAMVNGTMEEVNKAVFEGSKDAVTICIGLISVLVFWLGLMKIAEEAGLLKKLVAFFMPVVKRLFPEVPKDHPSMGFILSNMMANFFGLGNAATPLGIKAMEQLKELNGGKDSASRSMVTFLALNTSAITLIPTTVISIRMTYESANPTEIVGVTFIAQVLSMIGAIWIDRYFYRRRSRKGRKK, from the coding sequence ATGGTTAACCTCGTATGGGTAGCAATGGCGTTAATTGGTATTGTGTATGCGATGGTCAATGGAACGATGGAGGAAGTAAATAAAGCTGTTTTTGAAGGTTCAAAAGATGCAGTAACAATTTGTATTGGACTTATTAGCGTTTTAGTTTTTTGGCTTGGTTTAATGAAAATTGCGGAGGAAGCTGGTTTGCTAAAGAAATTAGTCGCGTTTTTTATGCCGGTTGTTAAAAGGTTGTTTCCAGAAGTGCCAAAGGATCATCCTTCTATGGGATTTATTTTATCTAATATGATGGCAAACTTTTTCGGGCTTGGAAATGCGGCGACACCACTTGGTATTAAGGCGATGGAGCAGCTGAAAGAATTAAATGGGGGGAAGGATTCAGCGAGCCGTTCTATGGTAACGTTTTTGGCTCTAAATACATCGGCAATTACGCTAATTCCAACAACTGTTATTTCAATTCGTATGACATATGAATCGGCGAATCCGACTGAAATTGTTGGTGTCACGTTCATTGCACAAGTGTTATCGATGATTGGGGCAATTTGGATTGACCGCTATTTTTACCGAAGAAGGAGTAGAAAGGGGCGGAAAAAATGA
- a CDS encoding thiol-disulfide oxidoreductase ResA, producing the protein MKKNRLLFRVLILLILSGAVGFTLYQGLFVDKEKMQIGKQAPNFVVSDLEDKKIELKDLKGKGVFLNFWGTWCKPCEKEMPYMNELYPKYKEKGVEIIAIDADETKIAVKNFVNQYGLKFPVAIDKGQEIIGTYGVGPLPTTFLIDKDGKVIEQITGTQTKEQMEEYLKKITP; encoded by the coding sequence ATGAAGAAGAATCGCTTGTTATTTCGCGTTCTCATTTTGCTTATTTTAAGTGGAGCAGTAGGATTCACACTCTATCAAGGGCTATTTGTCGATAAAGAAAAGATGCAAATTGGAAAACAGGCTCCTAACTTTGTTGTTTCAGATTTAGAAGATAAGAAGATTGAGCTAAAAGATCTGAAAGGAAAAGGCGTATTCTTGAATTTTTGGGGAACGTGGTGCAAACCGTGTGAAAAAGAAATGCCTTATATGAATGAGTTATACCCAAAATATAAAGAAAAAGGCGTTGAAATCATAGCGATAGATGCAGATGAAACAAAAATAGCTGTGAAAAATTTTGTGAATCAATATGGATTAAAGTTCCCGGTTGCGATTGATAAAGGACAAGAAATAATAGGTACATATGGCGTTGGCCCATTGCCTACAACGTTTTTAATAGATAAAGATGGAAAAGTCATCGAGCAAATTACAGGTACACAAACAAAAGAGCAAATGGAAGAGTATTTGAAGAAGATTACTCCTTAA
- a CDS encoding peptidoglycan DD-metalloendopeptidase family protein produces MKVLNIGILVFGLFFISQVNAYAGEQQWTWPVDGRISDYFGTRNGKHYGIDIAAPIGTPVAAIQDGTVTRSYISGSYGHVVFVKHGEYEAVYAHLNKRHVFQGDHIVRGEVIGEVGNTGESYGAHLHLEIHKGAWTIGKRNAMNPLLVMKEDRYEVASVSVYVVQKGDTLVGIARRFDMTVHELKAKNALRQDQIYPDQKLYIN; encoded by the coding sequence ATGAAAGTTTTAAATATCGGGATACTTGTCTTCGGATTATTTTTTATTTCCCAAGTGAATGCTTATGCTGGAGAACAACAATGGACATGGCCTGTTGATGGGAGAATTAGCGACTATTTTGGAACGAGGAATGGAAAGCATTACGGGATTGATATAGCTGCTCCAATTGGTACGCCGGTTGCTGCCATTCAAGACGGTACCGTAACAAGGTCTTATATCTCAGGTAGCTATGGTCATGTTGTGTTTGTGAAACACGGAGAATACGAGGCTGTGTATGCTCATCTGAATAAGCGTCATGTTTTTCAAGGAGATCACATTGTAAGAGGAGAAGTGATTGGTGAAGTTGGAAATACAGGAGAATCATACGGTGCTCATTTACATTTAGAAATTCATAAGGGAGCTTGGACGATCGGGAAAAGAAATGCGATGAACCCATTGCTTGTTATGAAAGAAGATAGGTATGAAGTGGCATCAGTTTCTGTATATGTCGTACAAAAAGGAGACACACTAGTCGGTATTGCACGTAGATTTGACATGACAGTTCATGAATTAAAAGCGAAAAATGCACTGCGCCAAGATCAAATTTATCCAGATCAAAAATTATATATTAACTAG
- a CDS encoding ferredoxin, with the protein MAKYTIVDKDTCIACGACGAAAPDIYDYDDEGIAFVTLDDNQGIVEIPDVLIDDMMDAFEGCPTDSIKVADESFEGDALKFE; encoded by the coding sequence ATGGCAAAGTATACAATCGTTGATAAAGACACTTGTATTGCATGTGGAGCTTGCGGCGCTGCTGCACCAGATATTTATGACTACGATGATGAAGGTATTGCATTCGTAACATTAGATGATAACCAAGGTATCGTTGAAATTCCAGATGTATTAATTGATGACATGATGGATGCATTCGAAGGTTGTCCTACTGACTCAATTAAAGTTGCAGACGAATCATTCGAAGGCGACGCATTAAAATTTGAATAG
- the rluB gene encoding 23S rRNA pseudouridine(2605) synthase RluB: MERLQKVIAQAGIASRRKAEELIQQGKVKVNGKVVTELGTKVTPQDKVEVNNIPLEKEEPIYFLLYKPTGVISSVSDDKGRNVVTDFFPDISQRLFPVGRLDYDTSGVLLMTNDGDFANILMHPKYKVEKTYVAKVKGPLTGEKIRMLEKGVVLEDGKTAPAHVKITTWDRRKEVAIVQLTIHEGRNRQVRRMFEAIGCKVMKLKRERYAFLEVGNLRPGDARELSPHEVKQLRALASTKPR, from the coding sequence ATGGAACGACTACAAAAAGTAATTGCACAGGCAGGAATTGCATCAAGAAGGAAAGCAGAAGAGCTTATCCAGCAAGGGAAAGTAAAAGTCAACGGTAAAGTGGTAACAGAACTCGGAACGAAAGTAACTCCTCAAGATAAAGTTGAAGTGAACAACATTCCTCTTGAAAAAGAAGAACCTATTTACTTTTTACTATATAAACCAACTGGCGTAATTTCGAGTGTATCAGATGATAAAGGGAGAAATGTAGTGACAGATTTTTTCCCAGACATTTCACAACGTCTTTTCCCAGTTGGACGATTAGACTATGATACGTCTGGCGTTTTACTTATGACGAATGATGGAGATTTTGCAAACATATTAATGCATCCAAAATATAAGGTTGAGAAAACATATGTTGCAAAAGTAAAAGGTCCATTAACAGGTGAAAAAATTCGCATGTTAGAAAAAGGTGTTGTATTAGAAGATGGAAAAACAGCGCCAGCTCATGTGAAAATTACTACTTGGGATCGTCGTAAAGAGGTTGCAATTGTTCAATTGACAATCCATGAAGGACGTAATCGCCAAGTTCGCCGTATGTTTGAAGCAATTGGCTGTAAAGTGATGAAGCTAAAACGTGAACGCTATGCCTTTTTAGAAGTAGGCAACTTACGTCCTGGTGATGCAAGAGAGTTATCTCCTCATGAGGTAAAACAACTTCGAGCACTTGCTTCTACAAAACCGAGATAA
- the ccsB gene encoding c-type cytochrome biogenesis protein CcsB, translating to MVQISSNFLFAAFVLYLIATLFFGGAIKEKGRKWANAGISITILGFVAQSVYFVTRWIASGHAPVSNFFEFGTFFGMMLVGAFIIIYFMYHASIVGLFALPVALLLIAYASMFPRDISPLIPSLQSNWLHIHVTTAAAGQAILGISFITGVIYLLKNVDQSKRSKRTFWLETVLFTLVCTVGFIAVTTAFSSAKYEAKFQWVDKNEQQAEMKYNLPALVGPHEGKLVTAGKFEPVIETPAIINAKKLNTVIWSLCIGTGLYILLRLILRKRVAAAIQPVVKKVNSDLLDEIGYRSVAIGFPVFTLGALIFAMIWAQIAWTRFWGWDPKEVWALITWLFYAAFLHLRLSKGWHGEKSAWLAVIGFAIIMFNFIAVNLVIAGLHSYA from the coding sequence ATGGTACAAATAAGCAGTAATTTCTTGTTTGCTGCTTTCGTTCTGTATTTGATTGCAACGCTTTTCTTCGGAGGAGCGATTAAAGAAAAAGGACGAAAGTGGGCAAACGCAGGGATAAGTATTACAATTTTAGGTTTCGTTGCCCAGTCAGTGTACTTTGTTACGAGATGGATAGCATCGGGACATGCGCCAGTGAGTAATTTTTTTGAATTCGGGACATTTTTTGGCATGATGCTTGTTGGTGCATTTATTATTATTTACTTTATGTATCATGCAAGTATAGTAGGCTTATTTGCTCTACCAGTTGCTCTCTTATTGATTGCATATGCGAGCATGTTTCCAAGAGATATTTCACCGCTTATTCCATCATTACAAAGTAATTGGCTACATATTCATGTAACAACAGCAGCTGCTGGGCAAGCTATTTTAGGAATTAGTTTTATTACAGGAGTTATATACTTGCTTAAAAATGTGGATCAGTCAAAAAGAAGCAAGCGGACATTTTGGCTTGAAACTGTATTGTTTACGCTCGTTTGTACTGTTGGTTTTATAGCTGTGACAACAGCCTTTTCTAGCGCAAAATATGAAGCAAAGTTTCAATGGGTTGATAAAAATGAGCAACAAGCAGAGATGAAATACAATCTTCCTGCGTTAGTTGGACCACATGAAGGGAAGTTAGTTACAGCCGGCAAATTTGAACCCGTTATAGAAACGCCTGCTATTATTAATGCGAAAAAATTAAACACAGTGATTTGGTCACTATGTATCGGAACTGGGCTTTACATCTTATTAAGATTAATTTTACGTAAACGAGTAGCTGCAGCGATTCAGCCAGTAGTTAAAAAAGTAAATAGTGATTTGCTTGATGAAATAGGATATCGCTCTGTTGCAATTGGATTTCCTGTCTTTACGTTAGGTGCATTGATTTTTGCAATGATTTGGGCACAAATTGCATGGACGCGTTTTTGGGGATGGGATCCAAAAGAGGTCTGGGCACTGATTACATGGCTCTTTTATGCCGCATTTTTACACCTACGTTTATCTAAGGGATGGCATGGTGAAAAGTCAGCATGGCTTGCAGTAATTGGATTTGCCATTATTATGTTTAATTTTATAGCGGTGAACTTAGTGATTGCAGGATTGCATTCTTATGCATAA
- the resD gene encoding DNA-binding response regulator ResD, with amino-acid sequence MENEPKILIVDDEDRIRRLLKMYLEREQYTIDEADNGDTALEKALQNDYDLILLDIMMPGKDGIEVCKGIREKKATPIIMLTAKGEEVNRVQGFEVGSDDYIVKPFSPREVVLRVKAVLRRSVTTTFFTQDTTTKDIIVFPHLTIDNDAHRVTADGDEVNLTPKEYELLLFLAKAPDKVFDREQLLKEVWQYEFFGDLRTVDTHVKRLREKLSKKSPNAAKMIVTVWGVGYKFEVVND; translated from the coding sequence ATGGAGAATGAACCAAAGATTTTAATTGTGGATGATGAAGATCGTATTCGCCGTTTATTAAAGATGTATTTAGAGAGAGAGCAATATACGATTGATGAGGCTGATAATGGTGATACAGCTTTAGAAAAAGCATTGCAAAATGATTATGATTTAATTTTGCTAGATATTATGATGCCTGGAAAAGATGGTATTGAAGTATGTAAAGGCATTCGTGAAAAAAAAGCAACACCTATTATTATGCTGACAGCAAAAGGAGAAGAAGTAAACAGAGTACAAGGATTTGAAGTTGGTTCGGATGATTATATCGTAAAACCATTTAGTCCGCGTGAAGTTGTTCTTCGTGTAAAAGCGGTGCTACGCCGTTCTGTGACAACAACTTTCTTTACACAAGATACGACAACAAAAGATATTATTGTATTCCCACATTTAACAATTGACAATGATGCACATCGCGTGACAGCTGATGGGGATGAAGTCAATTTAACACCGAAGGAATATGAACTACTACTATTTTTAGCGAAGGCGCCTGACAAAGTGTTTGACCGCGAGCAATTGTTAAAAGAAGTATGGCAATATGAATTCTTCGGAGATTTGCGTACAGTAGATACGCATGTAAAACGTTTGCGTGAAAAATTAAGTAAAAAATCACCAAATGCAGCGAAGATGATTGTAACTGTATGGGGTGTTGGATACAAGTTTGAGGTTGTGAACGACTGA
- the spmB gene encoding spore maturation protein SpmB: MSIVNTISLWVIPCVIGFILLYGTIKKVPTYESFVEGGKEGIQIAISILPFMVGMLVSISIFRASGALDAMITFMKPMLDMIHVPAEIVPLALIRPISGSAGLSITTDLIATYGPDSFIGRLASTMQGSTDTTFYILTVYFGAVGIRKMGDALKVGLFADLIGIICSIVFVSLLFR, translated from the coding sequence ATGAGCATTGTCAATACGATTTCATTATGGGTTATTCCCTGTGTAATTGGCTTTATTCTATTATATGGCACAATAAAAAAAGTTCCCACGTATGAATCGTTTGTGGAAGGCGGGAAAGAAGGGATTCAAATTGCGATTTCTATTTTGCCATTCATGGTTGGAATGCTCGTTTCCATTTCCATTTTTCGAGCATCTGGAGCATTAGATGCTATGATTACTTTTATGAAGCCGATGTTAGATATGATTCATGTACCAGCAGAAATCGTGCCACTTGCACTTATCCGTCCCATTTCAGGATCGGCAGGCTTAAGTATTACAACAGATTTAATTGCGACGTATGGACCAGATTCATTTATTGGAAGATTGGCTTCTACGATGCAAGGAAGTACAGATACGACCTTTTATATTTTAACAGTGTATTTCGGAGCTGTTGGTATCCGGAAAATGGGAGATGCCTTAAAGGTAGGGTTGTTTGCTGATTTAATTGGAATTATTTGCTCTATTGTATTTGTTTCTTTACTGTTTCGGTGA
- a CDS encoding ECF transporter S component: protein MKQKKSVVQMVSVAMLSSIAYLLMMFDFPFPGLPPFLEIDFSDVPALIAAIIFSPIAGVIVEGIKNVLHYGIQGSLTGVPVGEVANFIAGCIFIAPAAFLFRKHRTVKSLTTGLMLGTISMTLIMSVLNYFIILPAYTWFLNSPAMSSGVMRQTIVTAILPFNLIKGIVVTVVFVALFSRLKVWVFTKMKNA, encoded by the coding sequence ATGAAACAAAAGAAAAGTGTAGTACAAATGGTGAGCGTAGCGATGCTGAGTAGCATTGCGTATTTACTTATGATGTTTGATTTTCCATTTCCAGGACTTCCACCATTTTTGGAAATTGATTTTAGTGATGTACCAGCTTTAATAGCGGCAATTATTTTTAGTCCAATTGCAGGTGTGATTGTAGAAGGGATTAAAAATGTTCTTCACTACGGTATTCAAGGGAGTTTAACGGGAGTTCCGGTTGGAGAAGTGGCAAACTTTATTGCGGGATGTATCTTTATTGCTCCTGCAGCCTTCTTGTTCCGTAAACATCGCACAGTAAAAAGTTTAACGACAGGGCTGATGTTAGGAACGATTAGTATGACATTGATTATGAGTGTGTTAAATTATTTCATCATTTTACCAGCTTACACTTGGTTTTTAAATTCCCCTGCTATGTCTAGCGGTGTGATGCGACAAACAATTGTAACAGCGATTTTACCATTTAATTTAATTAAAGGAATTGTAGTAACAGTTGTTTTTGTTGCACTATTTTCTCGATTGAAAGTATGGGTATTTACAAAAATGAAAAATGCATAA